From one Aquicella lusitana genomic stretch:
- a CDS encoding protein kinase domain-containing protein — protein sequence MLPENIVKAIEKDYGGKITQLEYLNKGRKGAVFFVEVTEGLGDIEANANMDEGEAKAVKTECSPLKKIFCIKKISKDNCTARKDFEGYSTVYEKEFDFKLYEDQEYQFFTMPFFPGKSLDKYIKTGLDLETRLTIFCKIVEATQCMHALGVIHTDLKPENIIIDKKAKDIDAYIIDFGRSIRVFDHQTGKALSAGISLSLVNSSNLFTQVRRKFQTQTAPEYTSIFNLLKKWLTKDNKFLSEYIIGFRSDYYGLGVLFKKLVSEPEYALLAEKVIKEEGIARDDAYHELYAAILTGLGSNSGKEEIQFIHH from the coding sequence ATGCTTCCGGAAAATATAGTTAAAGCAATCGAAAAAGATTACGGCGGAAAAATTACCCAGCTTGAGTATTTAAACAAAGGAAGAAAAGGAGCAGTTTTTTTTGTCGAAGTCACCGAAGGTTTAGGTGATATAGAGGCAAACGCCAACATGGACGAAGGCGAAGCGAAGGCAGTGAAAACGGAATGCTCTCCATTGAAAAAAATTTTTTGTATTAAAAAAATTTCAAAAGACAATTGTACCGCCCGTAAAGATTTTGAAGGGTATAGTACTGTTTACGAAAAAGAATTTGATTTTAAGCTATATGAAGATCAAGAGTATCAATTTTTTACCATGCCTTTTTTTCCTGGCAAAAGCCTAGATAAATATATTAAGACAGGGCTTGACCTTGAAACCCGTTTGACCATTTTCTGTAAAATTGTTGAAGCTACTCAATGCATGCACGCGCTGGGTGTGATCCATACGGATTTGAAACCTGAAAACATTATCATCGATAAAAAAGCAAAGGATATTGATGCGTACATTATTGATTTCGGAAGAAGCATTCGAGTTTTCGATCATCAGACGGGGAAAGCATTATCAGCGGGTATCAGTCTTTCGCTGGTGAATAGCTCCAATCTTTTTACCCAAGTCCGCCGCAAATTTCAGACGCAAACTGCCCCTGAGTATACATCTATTTTCAATTTGTTAAAAAAGTGGCTGACAAAGGATAATAAATTCCTGAGTGAATATATCATCGGATTCCGTTCCGATTACTATGGTTTGGGCGTGTTATTCAAGAAACTTGTCTCAGAGCCCGAATATGCCTTGCTGGCGGAGAAGGTTATCAAGGAGGAGGGAATTGCAAGGGACGACGCCTATCATGAGCTGTATGCGGCAATCTTGACCGGTTTGGGATCAAACTCAGGTAAAGAGGAGATCCAGTTCATCCATCACTAA
- a CDS encoding penicillin acylase family protein, translating to MKKILSVSLCSLAMVFLLLAGMIIYLGYISAPVMEGLLRLPGLRGSVHVYRDENGVPHIAAREYDNDAFFALGFVHAQDRFWQMEFQRRAASGSLSEIFGKKTLEADEYLRTLGFYRAAQAAWPSFNKQTQEIVKSYTAGINAFIQQGIFPLEITLLHYQPKRWTVIDSIAWQKMMAWNLQRHSWLNKLDYALVKQRFGLSAISHYFPDYPDSSPTVYASGFDERAAEPSLSGIKQREERINRILGMNEAPGKGSNGWVLASGRTTTGKPLLANDVHLSLSAPSLWYLVELRGPGLHVTGATIPGLPAVAIGHNEQIAWGLTNGYNDAADLYVLKKNEPLVKRDEIISVRFGKPVHFSVLESQYGPVVNAVMPQLKASPEKIALKWTALMPGDTTIQSFIEINYAADWQQFEAALKDFVAPTQTFLYADRAGNIGFYYPGRLPLRRWKSLLPVTAEKQYQWHGFIPFQQLPHQLNPASGLIATANNKMVADNYPYSLNARWPVPPYRIEQILHRLHAGKCLSLEDMAAIQADDISSLWLQLKPYLLQVKAQTKTAQIALDALQRWTGKTDRADIAPTLFAYWINAFEKLVPEALRHEDKIIEPLFLYRYLKDEASQSDLQKSFDAAIQKITADLGSNPLAWRWGRVHQAEFMANGLGKIKLLGGIWNRSIETSGGAYTVNVGTYDPLTLKQISGAIYREIIDLSDFDNSLYIVPMGQSGNPFSRHYEDLLKKWRDVKYVKIKAVSGCAPGKRSCLILQSADSREGLSS from the coding sequence ATGAAAAAAATTCTTTCCGTTAGTTTATGTTCCCTCGCTATGGTGTTTTTATTATTGGCAGGCATGATCATTTACTTAGGCTATATATCAGCGCCAGTGATGGAGGGCTTGCTGCGTCTGCCTGGTCTGCGCGGTTCAGTTCATGTTTACCGGGATGAGAACGGTGTTCCTCATATCGCGGCACGCGAATATGACAACGATGCTTTTTTTGCGCTCGGGTTTGTACACGCGCAGGATCGCTTCTGGCAAATGGAATTCCAGCGGCGTGCCGCCAGCGGCTCATTGAGTGAAATTTTTGGCAAAAAAACACTGGAAGCAGATGAGTATTTGCGAACACTGGGTTTTTATCGTGCAGCGCAGGCGGCTTGGCCCAGTTTTAATAAACAAACGCAGGAAATCGTGAAAAGTTACACCGCAGGTATAAACGCTTTTATACAACAAGGTATTTTTCCACTGGAAATTACCCTGCTGCATTACCAACCCAAAAGGTGGACAGTCATTGATAGTATCGCCTGGCAAAAAATGATGGCTTGGAATCTGCAGCGTCATAGCTGGTTAAATAAACTGGATTATGCACTGGTAAAACAGCGGTTCGGCTTGTCGGCGATAAGCCATTACTTTCCTGATTATCCTGACTCTTCACCGACTGTTTATGCTTCGGGTTTTGATGAGCGAGCTGCTGAGCCATCTCTCTCGGGCATCAAGCAGCGCGAGGAGAGAATAAACCGCATATTGGGAATGAATGAAGCGCCCGGTAAAGGTTCAAACGGGTGGGTCTTGGCTAGTGGCAGAACAACGACCGGTAAGCCTCTGCTTGCAAACGATGTACACCTTTCGCTTTCGGCGCCATCGCTTTGGTATCTGGTCGAGCTACGCGGGCCGGGTTTGCATGTCACGGGCGCGACTATCCCTGGCTTGCCTGCAGTCGCGATCGGTCATAATGAGCAGATTGCCTGGGGCCTGACCAATGGCTATAACGATGCGGCGGATCTCTATGTTTTAAAAAAGAATGAACCATTGGTAAAGCGTGACGAAATCATTTCGGTACGTTTTGGCAAGCCAGTGCATTTTTCCGTGCTTGAAAGCCAGTATGGTCCTGTCGTGAATGCGGTGATGCCGCAGCTTAAAGCATCTCCTGAGAAAATCGCGTTGAAGTGGACTGCGCTTATGCCGGGTGATACGACTATCCAGAGTTTTATCGAGATCAATTATGCAGCTGATTGGCAGCAGTTTGAGGCTGCCTTAAAAGATTTTGTTGCGCCTACGCAAACTTTTCTTTACGCGGATCGAGCAGGCAATATTGGTTTTTATTACCCCGGCCGGCTTCCGCTTCGCCGCTGGAAAAGTTTGTTGCCTGTCACTGCTGAAAAACAGTATCAATGGCATGGTTTTATTCCTTTTCAGCAATTGCCGCACCAGTTAAACCCAGCATCCGGACTGATTGCCACGGCTAATAATAAAATGGTTGCAGATAATTATCCTTATTCATTAAACGCACGCTGGCCCGTGCCGCCTTATCGTATCGAGCAGATTCTGCACCGGTTGCATGCGGGTAAATGCCTGTCGCTAGAAGATATGGCTGCCATTCAAGCGGATGATATAAGTAGCTTATGGCTGCAGTTGAAGCCTTACCTGTTGCAAGTGAAGGCGCAGACCAAAACTGCTCAAATCGCACTGGATGCATTACAACGTTGGACAGGGAAAACGGATAGGGCGGATATTGCGCCCACGTTATTTGCCTATTGGATTAATGCATTTGAAAAATTGGTGCCAGAAGCGCTGCGTCATGAGGATAAAATCATAGAGCCGCTTTTTCTTTATCGCTATTTGAAAGACGAGGCTTCTCAATCGGATCTGCAAAAAAGCTTTGACGCCGCTATCCAAAAAATCACTGCGGATCTGGGCAGTAATCCATTGGCCTGGCGGTGGGGCCGCGTTCATCAGGCAGAATTCATGGCCAATGGTCTAGGAAAAATAAAGCTGCTGGGCGGGATATGGAACCGTTCAATTGAAACATCGGGCGGTGCTTATACGGTCAATGTAGGTACTTATGACCCGCTTACTCTAAAACAGATAAGTGGTGCCATTTATCGTGAAATCATTGACCTTAGTGACTTTGATAACAGTTTATACATTGTCCCGATGGGTCAATCGGGCAATCCTTTTTCCCGCCATTATGAGGACTTGCTGAAAAAATGGCGCGATGTGAAGTATGTCAAGATAAAAGCGGTTTCAGGTTGTGCGCCCGGCAAGCGGAGTTGCCTGATTTTGCAATCCGCTGATTCTAGAGAAGGGCTGTCATCCTGA
- a CDS encoding MarR family winged helix-turn-helix transcriptional regulator, protein MKYDLGESTSTLIKKASQLYIRLANKYLKDLGIPHAYSLFLLQLWQEDGQTQAVLHKKIGIEQPTAVRTLDRMERDLFIKRVRHSDDRREIRIFLTKKAKDLQVKAIECAKTINSLALEGFSATEKKALNKLLRNTITNLEKHLTK, encoded by the coding sequence GTGAAATATGATCTTGGTGAAAGCACATCAACCCTGATAAAAAAGGCCAGCCAACTCTATATTCGTCTGGCGAACAAATACCTTAAAGACCTCGGCATTCCCCATGCCTATTCGCTTTTTCTGTTGCAGCTGTGGCAGGAAGACGGGCAAACGCAAGCAGTACTGCATAAAAAAATTGGGATTGAACAGCCTACGGCTGTCCGAACACTGGATAGAATGGAACGAGATCTTTTTATCAAGCGTGTCAGGCATAGCGATGACCGCCGGGAAATCCGTATTTTCCTGACCAAAAAAGCAAAGGACCTGCAAGTTAAAGCAATTGAATGTGCAAAAACCATCAACAGCCTGGCGCTGGAAGGTTTCAGCGCAACCGAAAAAAAAGCGCTGAATAAATTATTGCGCAACACCATCACCAACCTGGAAAAGCATCTCACCAAATAA
- a CDS encoding pyridoxal phosphate-dependent decarboxylase family protein has translation MPYEINKEQASEALAFKAAAHALIESFIEDEKNAHVLPIYKVHAEQRAPSVLNLPLSLQGEGLSRAAAVFQDQVAPYLVRNHHARFFNWVVGGRTPAAVLGDFYTTVFDQIVMLCGHGVASQIENQTIQWLLELFDLPLQDFQGIFTTGATEANLCALAAARQWHGERQKINVSDAGLYGLQPPAVIASAPHASIDKAMQVLGLGRRHLIKTGNSAACMDLAALEKLLQHHQNAIVVANCGEVNTGSFDSLETIAALCRQYNAWLHVDAAFGLFARCYPATHALAEGIEWADSITCDGHKLGNVPYGCGFLFINKKNYTYLTKTFSTVAPYLSGDHDHPMNTRVANSQRFLALPMWLSLLAYGKAGYQDMVKRQYEFAQAMGEWIKKQEAYELIMPVVFNIVLFRHKKVASSEDNQQLIKQINATNQLSLSGTMFNGIPALRLAVANWCISLDQDQQPVCEGLLAGSHAYLFEKEVA, from the coding sequence ATGCCGTATGAAATAAACAAAGAGCAGGCAAGCGAAGCGCTGGCGTTTAAGGCAGCTGCACATGCATTAATCGAGTCTTTTATCGAAGACGAAAAAAACGCCCATGTTTTACCCATTTATAAAGTGCATGCAGAGCAGCGGGCGCCTTCTGTTTTAAACTTGCCGCTTTCCCTTCAGGGTGAAGGCTTAAGCCGGGCAGCGGCTGTTTTCCAGGATCAAGTTGCGCCGTATCTCGTCCGTAACCATCATGCACGGTTTTTTAATTGGGTGGTGGGTGGCCGCACGCCGGCAGCGGTGTTAGGTGATTTTTATACGACAGTTTTTGACCAGATCGTCATGTTATGCGGTCATGGCGTGGCGAGCCAAATTGAAAATCAGACCATACAATGGCTGCTTGAATTGTTTGATCTGCCTTTGCAGGATTTCCAGGGTATTTTTACAACCGGCGCCACGGAAGCGAATTTGTGCGCGCTCGCGGCAGCTCGGCAATGGCATGGTGAAAGGCAAAAAATCAATGTGAGCGATGCTGGTCTCTACGGTTTGCAGCCACCCGCCGTCATCGCTAGCGCACCGCACGCGAGTATCGATAAGGCGATGCAGGTATTGGGTCTTGGACGGCGCCATCTGATCAAAACCGGGAACAGCGCAGCCTGTATGGATCTGGCGGCGCTGGAGAAGTTATTACAGCATCATCAAAATGCGATTGTGGTAGCGAATTGCGGTGAAGTAAATACGGGCAGCTTTGATTCTCTCGAAACCATCGCAGCGTTATGTCGCCAATATAATGCATGGCTGCATGTTGATGCCGCATTTGGGTTATTCGCACGCTGTTACCCTGCTACACACGCCTTGGCCGAAGGCATTGAATGGGCGGATTCCATTACCTGTGATGGTCATAAACTGGGTAATGTGCCTTATGGGTGTGGTTTTTTATTTATAAACAAGAAAAATTACACTTATCTCACCAAAACTTTTTCAACCGTGGCACCTTATTTATCCGGTGACCATGATCATCCCATGAATACACGGGTCGCTAATTCCCAACGCTTTTTGGCCTTGCCCATGTGGCTGTCACTGCTCGCTTACGGCAAAGCAGGTTACCAAGACATGGTGAAGCGTCAATATGAGTTTGCCCAGGCGATGGGAGAGTGGATAAAAAAACAAGAAGCCTATGAGCTCATCATGCCGGTTGTTTTTAATATTGTATTATTCAGACATAAAAAAGTAGCTTCATCGGAAGACAATCAGCAATTGATCAAACAGATCAATGCGACAAACCAGCTTTCACTCTCCGGCACGATGTTTAACGGTATTCCCGCACTGCGTCTTGCAGTCGCAAATTGGTGTATTAGCCTGGATCAGGATCAGCAGCCTGTCTGTGAAGGGTTGCTTGCCGGATCGCATGCTTACCTGTTTGAGAAGGAAGTTGCGTAA
- a CDS encoding CapA family protein: MPSPYPWHYTLRWPMYFNWPSMRNHTAMQLVSDQYQDGIHEADDIRLLFCGDIMVQNKDRIPHLHPVLCQLIRSADLFIGNCEAPVGYHAPNARARYRFVFHMPRDYLANIIEQTGLPAHRWLLSMANNHTGDKDYEACLQPYDILTGMGVIPLGRFRADTPPLRIVQHKEWRLGFVAWTDWMNREIFPPHDPGAFRTQHILQHPWRCLKQKYRLDYLFGMPHWEYEFQHFPHRKTRALAKMLVDQLGMDFLVGIHTHTLQPMEWFERGFCAYSLGNFCGLGRAWSVKLIPLLEIRLRKVIGSHPLLAGYKMHYFFQQDQGAAVNIIPLEEASEAERSRLKQRLSRIFTMQGKEDGG; encoded by the coding sequence ATGCCGTCACCATATCCTTGGCATTATACTTTACGCTGGCCCATGTATTTTAACTGGCCTTCCATGCGCAATCACACGGCAATGCAGCTGGTATCAGATCAATACCAAGATGGAATCCATGAAGCAGACGATATACGTCTGCTATTTTGCGGCGATATTATGGTGCAAAACAAAGACCGTATCCCTCATTTGCATCCGGTCTTATGTCAATTGATCCGCTCCGCAGATTTATTTATCGGCAATTGTGAAGCACCCGTTGGCTATCATGCGCCTAACGCCCGCGCGAGGTATCGTTTTGTGTTTCATATGCCACGCGATTATCTGGCCAACATCATTGAGCAGACAGGGCTTCCGGCTCATCGCTGGCTGCTTTCCATGGCGAATAATCATACGGGCGATAAGGATTATGAAGCCTGTTTGCAACCCTATGATATTTTGACAGGCATGGGTGTTATACCATTGGGGCGTTTTCGTGCTGATACGCCGCCGCTTCGCATTGTGCAGCACAAGGAATGGCGACTGGGCTTTGTAGCTTGGACGGACTGGATGAATCGCGAAATTTTTCCGCCGCATGATCCAGGAGCATTTCGTACGCAGCATATTTTGCAGCACCCCTGGCGATGTCTGAAGCAGAAATACCGGCTGGATTATTTATTCGGCATGCCGCATTGGGAATATGAATTTCAGCATTTCCCCCATCGAAAAACGCGCGCATTGGCTAAAATGCTGGTAGATCAGCTGGGGATGGATTTTCTGGTAGGCATTCATACCCATACTTTGCAGCCAATGGAATGGTTTGAGCGCGGCTTCTGTGCTTACAGTCTGGGAAATTTTTGCGGACTGGGACGTGCTTGGTCGGTTAAACTGATTCCCCTGTTGGAGATTCGATTAAGAAAGGTAATAGGGTCTCACCCGCTGCTTGCAGGTTACAAAATGCATTATTTTTTCCAGCAGGATCAGGGTGCAGCGGTAAATATTATTCCATTAGAAGAAGCATCCGAGGCGGAGAGAAGCCGGCTTAAACAACGGCTTTCGCGTATTTTTACGATGCAAGGAAAAGAAGATGGCGGATAA
- a CDS encoding NGG1p interacting factor NIF3 — protein sequence MYKICFYVPALQAEEVKNALFASGAGKIGNYSHCAWQTLGEGQFLPEDGSQPFVGKVGEVEKVSEYKIEMVCDDQYIHAAIAALKAAHPYEEPAYQVVKLTAI from the coding sequence ATGTATAAGATTTGCTTTTACGTCCCCGCACTACAAGCAGAAGAAGTAAAAAACGCCCTCTTTGCAAGTGGCGCCGGAAAGATCGGCAACTATAGTCATTGCGCCTGGCAAACACTGGGTGAAGGTCAATTTTTACCAGAAGATGGCAGCCAGCCATTTGTAGGCAAGGTAGGCGAGGTAGAAAAAGTCAGCGAATACAAAATAGAAATGGTTTGTGATGATCAATACATTCATGCCGCCATCGCCGCACTCAAAGCCGCACATCCTTATGAAGAACCCGCCTATCAAGTTGTTAAACTGACGGCAATCTAA
- the aroK gene encoding shikimate kinase AroK — protein MKDRRKNIFLVGPMGAGKTSVGRYLAKQLNKDFYDSDEEIEKKMGVSLTWIFDLEGMAGFRLREMKVIDELSALPDIVLSTGGGCVETPEVREILRQRGLVIYMEVSLKTQLDRLKRDKKRPLLQGNNPQEVLERLWEEREPIYEGIADLTVLTDSRSVRDVCEDILAWLEKHGLR, from the coding sequence ATGAAAGACAGACGCAAAAATATTTTTCTCGTAGGACCCATGGGTGCTGGCAAGACCAGTGTAGGCCGCTATTTGGCAAAGCAGCTTAATAAAGATTTTTATGATTCCGATGAAGAAATAGAGAAAAAAATGGGCGTCAGCCTGACCTGGATTTTTGATCTGGAAGGAATGGCCGGTTTCAGGCTGCGTGAAATGAAAGTAATAGACGAGCTCAGCGCCTTGCCGGATATTGTGTTGTCAACCGGCGGGGGTTGCGTAGAGACACCCGAAGTACGTGAGATTTTGCGGCAGCGCGGCTTGGTCATTTATATGGAAGTCTCCCTTAAAACACAGCTTGACCGGCTGAAGCGCGATAAAAAACGCCCGCTTTTACAAGGGAATAATCCACAGGAAGTGCTTGAGCGTCTTTGGGAAGAGCGTGAGCCTATTTATGAAGGCATCGCGGATTTAACCGTCTTAACCGATAGCCGCTCAGTCCGTGATGTATGTGAAGATATTCTTGCGTGGCTAGAAAAACATGGCTTACGATAG
- a CDS encoding DUF1338 domain-containing protein, producing the protein MLKQVRRTLIHQLWDKYRSQSVQTQLIEKGLKHKGIQKFTLDHFAIIDLPGPHTGISHLNQLFSAIGYIVQGRDYLPDKQNDFLWMTECDSLHSPATEVLPQVVVADFRLDELPLTIRKIIEKYAAKTRPSPVPEAQKLAGRAYLGDEAAANNLYSLITHYLSGRDWPLPTINEFHTVQAFNELLAWVLVFGRTPNHFTLSVHLLDHFSDLNAFHAFIETEVELPLNQDGGVIKGGPSVGIAQGSTAGMPKTIPLADGSIQLPTDFVEFVWRYPCYPSVKPVLWEDYFTGFVAQHADRVIESLYGDQ; encoded by the coding sequence ATGCTCAAGCAAGTTCGCCGCACTCTTATTCATCAGCTGTGGGATAAATACCGCAGCCAATCTGTACAAACCCAGTTAATCGAAAAAGGGTTAAAACACAAGGGCATCCAAAAATTTACCCTGGATCACTTTGCCATTATTGATCTTCCAGGACCCCACACCGGCATCAGTCATTTAAATCAGCTTTTCTCGGCTATCGGTTATATCGTCCAGGGTAGAGATTATTTGCCTGACAAACAAAATGATTTCTTGTGGATGACGGAATGCGACAGCCTGCATTCGCCGGCTACAGAAGTATTACCTCAAGTCGTCGTAGCCGATTTCAGGCTGGATGAGCTGCCTCTGACGATCAGAAAAATTATTGAAAAATATGCTGCCAAAACCCGGCCCTCTCCGGTTCCCGAAGCGCAAAAACTCGCAGGACGCGCTTATCTGGGAGATGAGGCTGCTGCAAACAACTTATACAGCCTGATAACCCACTACCTATCCGGCAGAGACTGGCCCCTGCCCACGATCAACGAGTTTCATACTGTTCAGGCATTCAATGAACTATTAGCCTGGGTCCTTGTTTTTGGTCGCACGCCCAATCATTTTACGCTCTCTGTTCATTTGCTCGACCATTTTAGTGATTTAAATGCTTTTCATGCTTTTATCGAAACTGAAGTGGAACTCCCGCTGAATCAGGATGGAGGTGTTATCAAAGGGGGGCCATCGGTAGGTATTGCGCAAGGCTCAACAGCGGGCATGCCAAAAACAATCCCTTTGGCGGACGGCAGCATTCAATTGCCTACGGATTTTGTTGAATTTGTCTGGCGCTATCCCTGTTATCCTTCAGTGAAGCCAGTATTGTGGGAAGATTATTTCACGGGCTTTGTTGCCCAGCATGCGGATCGCGTCATTGAATCATTATATGGAGACCAATAA
- the polX gene encoding DNA polymerase/3'-5' exonuclease PolX — protein MPIHNLEVAQKFNKLANLLEIQGANPFRIRAYRNAARVIDSLSKDIADMIAEKEDLTELPGIGEDLAEKIKTIIKTGELPLLKQVEKRIPSVLSELLEVEGLGPMRVKMLYKNLKIKSIEDLKTAIKKGRVRKLAGFGEKTEKKILQGITHRYEYAKRNRLADTFSIVDSLIRHLKRDKTVKQVECAGSFRRRKETVGDLDILATAEDGKKTVEHFIKFEEIAEIISRGPTRSTVRLRSGIQVDLRVVPETSYGSALLYFTGSKEHNIAIRKIAVQKKLKINEYGVFKGKKQIAGKTEEDVYRQINLPYIAPELREDRGEIQAAQKKQLPQLITLESIRGDLHCHTSATDGNADLAAMAKAAEELGYTYLAITDHSQRMSMTHGFDKKAILAQIKAIDKLNEKMKKLVILKSIEMDILEDGSLDLPDEVLKELDLTVCSIHSKFNLPQKKQTERLIRAMDNIYFTILAHPTGRLINQREAYAINIEQVMQAAKERGCILEVNAQPDRLDLNDIYCKMAKEMGIKLAINTDAHSVSQLDYMKFGVFQARRGWLEKSDVINTLPLQALKKLFKR, from the coding sequence ATGCCCATACATAATCTGGAAGTCGCTCAAAAGTTTAATAAGCTGGCCAATTTACTGGAAATCCAGGGCGCCAATCCTTTCCGTATCCGCGCCTATCGCAATGCAGCGCGCGTGATCGATAGTCTCAGCAAAGATATCGCTGACATGATTGCAGAAAAAGAAGACCTGACGGAGCTTCCCGGTATAGGCGAAGATCTGGCTGAAAAAATCAAAACCATTATTAAAACCGGCGAACTGCCTTTGTTAAAACAAGTTGAGAAACGCATTCCTTCTGTTTTAAGTGAATTGCTGGAGGTCGAGGGACTGGGCCCGATGCGCGTAAAAATGCTTTATAAGAATCTAAAAATAAAAAGCATAGAGGATCTCAAAACTGCCATTAAGAAAGGCCGCGTCCGAAAACTAGCCGGCTTTGGTGAAAAAACAGAGAAAAAAATCCTTCAAGGCATCACGCATCGCTATGAATACGCGAAACGCAACCGGCTGGCTGATACATTTTCTATTGTTGACTCCCTCATCCGGCATCTCAAGAGAGATAAAACCGTCAAGCAAGTGGAATGTGCGGGAAGTTTTAGACGCCGCAAAGAAACCGTAGGCGATCTTGATATTCTCGCCACTGCAGAAGACGGAAAAAAAACAGTTGAGCACTTTATTAAATTTGAGGAAATCGCAGAAATTATTTCGCGCGGCCCCACCCGCTCAACCGTACGCCTTCGCTCAGGTATTCAGGTCGATCTGCGCGTTGTGCCGGAAACAAGTTATGGCTCGGCATTGCTTTATTTTACAGGATCAAAAGAGCATAACATTGCTATTCGCAAAATTGCCGTGCAAAAAAAATTAAAGATAAATGAATACGGCGTTTTCAAAGGCAAAAAACAAATCGCCGGCAAGACAGAAGAAGATGTCTATCGCCAGATCAATCTCCCTTATATAGCCCCTGAACTGCGCGAAGACCGCGGAGAAATTCAAGCGGCCCAAAAAAAACAATTGCCCCAATTGATTACCCTCGAATCCATCCGTGGTGACTTGCACTGCCACACTTCCGCAACCGATGGCAATGCAGACCTGGCTGCCATGGCAAAAGCTGCGGAAGAACTAGGCTATACCTACCTTGCCATCACTGACCACTCTCAACGCATGAGCATGACACACGGTTTTGACAAAAAAGCTATCCTCGCGCAAATCAAAGCAATTGATAAACTCAATGAAAAAATGAAAAAACTGGTGATTCTGAAATCGATAGAAATGGATATATTAGAAGATGGTTCACTTGATTTGCCTGATGAAGTATTAAAAGAATTGGATCTGACTGTCTGCTCTATTCATTCCAAATTTAATCTGCCGCAAAAAAAACAAACGGAGCGCCTTATTCGGGCCATGGACAATATTTATTTCACCATTCTCGCGCACCCTACCGGCCGCCTGATTAACCAGCGCGAAGCTTATGCCATCAACATTGAGCAAGTTATGCAGGCTGCTAAAGAACGCGGCTGCATACTGGAAGTCAACGCGCAGCCTGATCGCTTGGATCTTAACGATATTTACTGCAAGATGGCAAAAGAAATGGGCATCAAATTGGCTATCAACACGGATGCACATAGCGTCTCGCAACTGGACTATATGAAATTTGGCGTTTTTCAGGCTAGGCGCGGCTGGCTTGAAAAAAGCGATGTGATCAATACCTTGCCGCTTCAGGCTTTGAAGAAATTATTTAAAAGATAA